The Brachyspira hyodysenteriae ATCC 27164 sequence ATTAAAGTAGGAGACAGCTATTTATGGAATATAAAGAACCTAAAGCATTCTATGATGAAAAGGCATTCAAAAATGATCTCCTTCAATACCATATAAAATTAAAAAAAGGCGATGTTGCAAGATATGTACTTCTTCCGGGAGATCCTAAAAGAGTGGGATATATTGCAAAATTTTTGGATAATCCTGAATTAAAAGCAGATTATAGAGAATATGTAACAGTAACAGGTAAATATAAAGGAGTAGATGTTTCTGTAACTTCTACAGGTATAGGAGGTCCTTCTGCTTCAATAGCTATGGAAGAGCTTATTAAAGTAGGTGCTGATACATTTATAAGAGTTGGTACTGCAGGCGGACTTAGCCTTAAAGTAAAGCCTAATGATTTAGCAATAGCTCAGGCTGCAATAAAAGATGAAGGCACTACAAAAGAATATATACCTCTTGAATATCCTGCTATTGCAAATACTGATGTTATGCTTGCTTTAAGAGATGCTGCTAAAAAAATAAATGCCAATTATCATATAGGTGTTGTTCATAGTAAAGACTGTTTCTATGGAGAATTAGAACCTCAAAATTCTTTTTTCAGAGAAAAGTTTGAAAATAATCTTAGATATTATACATTATGCGGTGCTATAGCTTCAGAAATGGAATGTGCTGCTCTTTTTGCATGCGCATCTTTAAGAAAAGTAAGAGCTGGAGGAATAATGCATATAGTGGAAAATACTATGGTTGAGAGAATGGGTACTCATTTAGAATACAGCGATAATATAGAAAATATGATATTAACAGCATTAGAAGCTATTATTTTATTAAATGAGAAAGACAAAAAAAGCTGAAAGAAGTAATTAAAGAGGTAATTAAATATGTTTCCAAAAGCTTATTATCAAGAAAATGAAAATTTAGTTCATCATTTAAAATTAAAAAAAGGCGATGTCGGAAGATATGTTATTATGCCTGGAGATCCTAAAAGATGCGTCAAAATAGCTAAAAGATTTGATGATGCCAAATTAATAGCAGATTACAGAGAATATGCAACTTATACAGGATATATAAACGGAGTTAAAGTTTCAACTACTTCTCATGGTATAGGCGGACCTTCTACCGCAATAGCTTTGGAAGAACTTATTAAAGTTGGTGCAGATACTTTTATTCGCGTTGGCACTTGCGGCGGAATGAATATGGAAGTATTGCCTGGTGATGTTGTTATAGTTAATGGAGCTATAAAAGGTGGCGGTACAATGGACAACTATATACCTAAAGAGTTTCCATGCGTGCCTAATATAGATGTACTTGAAGCAATGATTGAAGGTGCTGATAAAATAAAAACAAGAACTCATGTAGGTGTCGTACAGTGCAAAGATGCTTTCTATGCTCAGCATGCTCCTGAAAGTATGGCTGTGGATAAGGAATTATTATATAAATGGGATAGTTATATTAAAGCGGGCTGTTTAGCTTCTGAAATGGAATCTGCTACATTATTTGCAGTTGGGGCTGCTAAAAATGTAAGAACAGGAGCTGCTATGCTTGTTTTGCATAATCAGGAGAGAGTAAAAAATAATATTAATGATCCAAAAAACTATACAGGAGAAGAAGCAATAGATTTAATAATAGAATCAATTAAAATTTTGATAGACAAAGATAAAAAATAATAACAATAAAAAATATTTTAGGATGGAATTATGATTAAAAAAATTATGTTATGTGTGTTATTTATCACATCTTTATTTGCATTGTCATGCAGCAAAAGCCCAAATACTAATACAAGTACTTTTGAAATAGCTGTACTTATAGACTTAGGTCCTATTGATGATAAATCTTTTAATCAGGGATCATGGGAAGGTGTAAAGGATTATGCCGAAAATTATGGTATAAGTTATAAATATTATAGAGTTCCTGATAAGGACATAGATTCTTATTTAAACACTATAGATCTTGCAGTTAAATGCGGTGCTAAATTAATAGTAACCCCTGGATATATGTTTGAACCTGCAATATATAAAGCTCAAGATATTTACACAAACGTAAATTTCATACTGATAGATGGAGAACCTCAAGACGGAACTTATACAGATTATAAAACATCACCTAATACAGTAGCAATTCTTTATTCTGAAGAGGAAGCAGGATTTTTAGCAGGATACGCTATAGTAAAAGAAGGTTATACTAATTTAGGATTTATGGGAGGTGTTGCTCACCCTGCTGTAGTTAGATTCGGA is a genomic window containing:
- a CDS encoding nucleoside phosphorylase — translated: MFPKAYYQENENLVHHLKLKKGDVGRYVIMPGDPKRCVKIAKRFDDAKLIADYREYATYTGYINGVKVSTTSHGIGGPSTAIALEELIKVGADTFIRVGTCGGMNMEVLPGDVVIVNGAIKGGGTMDNYIPKEFPCVPNIDVLEAMIEGADKIKTRTHVGVVQCKDAFYAQHAPESMAVDKELLYKWDSYIKAGCLASEMESATLFAVGAAKNVRTGAAMLVLHNQERVKNNINDPKNYTGEEAIDLIIESIKILIDKDKK
- a CDS encoding nucleoside phosphorylase, which encodes MEYKEPKAFYDEKAFKNDLLQYHIKLKKGDVARYVLLPGDPKRVGYIAKFLDNPELKADYREYVTVTGKYKGVDVSVTSTGIGGPSASIAMEELIKVGADTFIRVGTAGGLSLKVKPNDLAIAQAAIKDEGTTKEYIPLEYPAIANTDVMLALRDAAKKINANYHIGVVHSKDCFYGELEPQNSFFREKFENNLRYYTLCGAIASEMECAALFACASLRKVRAGGIMHIVENTMVERMGTHLEYSDNIENMILTALEAIILLNEKDKKS